A genomic region of Echeneis naucrates chromosome 24, fEcheNa1.1, whole genome shotgun sequence contains the following coding sequences:
- the LOC115037775 gene encoding serine/threonine-protein kinase pdik1l: MEELYTLEKEVGRGSYGVVFEGHMAKTGQRVAIKRLPCSNPECIELYLQELWAMRATAKNHVNVIALHSCLLQTGPRTLKPLKPGKLPVRLVESVLKGSVVRDPQVQERNDAQSNSQRRTNSASRLKDRSNTAQARAKHRNETKSNASDSTTPQRPQNRARKRSAQREEEQQGPLRCLALWLVMEYCDGGDLNQYLLSRPPDAQRNHSVVLQLCRAVAFLHGLGITHRDLKPDNVLVCITPKGPVVKVADFGLSKMSEGLADGVLTRQHFSSTCGSDFYMAPEVWGGLTYTSQADIFSLGVMFWAVVERITFLEEGTTQEQLGAYVCKGRSGWLMPLGEALSENADLQLCIPMKFKRAPPLPPPPGPAMCTLLLDMLASNPDARPQADQLEARVRSALKEDSH; this comes from the exons ATGGAGGAGTTGTACACTTTAGAGAAGGAGGTCGGGCGAGGCAGCTATGGAGTGGTGTTTGAGGGCCATATGGCCAAAACAGGACAGAGGGTGGCTATCAAAAGACTTCCCTGCAGCAATCCTGAGTGCATCGAACTCTACTTGCAAGAGCTGTGGGCTATGAGGGCCACTGCCAAGAACCATGTCAATGTCATTGCACTCCACAGCTGCCTCCTCCAGACGGGGCCAAGAACCCTGAAGCCCCTCAAGCCAGGGAAACTGCCTGTACGTCTGGTTGAGAGCGTGCTGAAGGGAAGTGTAGTCAGAGACCCACAAGTTCAAGAAAGGAATGATGCCCAGTCTAACAGCCAGAGGAGGACAAACTCTGCCTCCAGACTTAAGGATAGGAGCAACACAGCGCAGGCCCGGGCAAAGCACCGGAATGAGACGAAATCAAATGCATCTGATTCTACAACACCACAAAGGCCTCAAAACAGAGCCAGAAAGAGATCTGCCCAGagggaagaggagcagcagggacCCCTGCGCTGCTTGGCCCTGTGGCTCGTGATGGAGTACTGTGATGGGGGTGACTTGAATCAGTACCTGCTCTCCAGGCCTCCAGATGCCCAGCGTAACCACAGTGTGGTGCTTCAGCTCTGCCGTGCTGTGGCTTTTCTGCATGGCCTCGGTATCACCCACCGAGACCTGAAGCCTGACAATGTGCTGGTCTGTATCACACCGAAGGGCCCTGTTGTCAAG GTGGCAGACTTTGGGCTAAGTAAGATGAGCGAAGGTCTGGCGGATGGGGTTCTGACCAGGCAGCACTTCTCCTCCACTTGTGGCTCTGACTTCTACATGGCTCCAGAGGTGTGGGGTGGCTTGACCTACACATCCCAGGCGGATATCTTCTCTCTTGGCGTGATGTTCTGGGCGGTTGTGGAGAGAATCACCTTTCTGGAAGAAGGGACCACACAGGAACAACTGG GTGCCTATGTGTGTAAGGGCCGCTCGGGCTGGCTGATGCCATTGGGGGAGGCTTTGTCTGAGAATGCCGACCTCCAGCTGTGTATCCCCATGAAGTTTAAGAGGGCACCCCCGCTGCCACCCCCTCCTGGTCCAGCCATGTGCACCCTGCTTTTAGACATGCTCGCCTCAAACCCAGATGCTCGTCCTCAGGCAGACCAGCTTGAAGCCAGAGTGCGCTCTGCTCTTAAAGAGGACTCCCACTGA